One genomic window of Roseateles sp. DAIF2 includes the following:
- a CDS encoding DUF3325 family protein produces MREEMLMLAGALLAALLGLAWLALAMDVHWEQVRGRGAPQPRGAVRALRVLGVLALAGSLWLCLLVDHVSMASLVWLMALAAAALTVAFTLSWKPRLLAPLLGPLGRR; encoded by the coding sequence ATGCGTGAAGAGATGCTGATGCTGGCCGGCGCGCTGCTGGCCGCGCTGCTGGGCCTGGCCTGGCTGGCGCTGGCGATGGATGTGCATTGGGAGCAGGTGCGTGGCCGCGGCGCACCGCAGCCGCGCGGCGCGGTGCGCGCGCTGCGCGTGCTGGGCGTGCTGGCGCTGGCCGGCTCGCTCTGGCTGTGCCTCCTGGTCGACCATGTGTCGATGGCCTCGCTGGTGTGGCTGATGGCCCTGGCCGCCGCGGCCCTGACCGTGGCCTTCACCCTGAGCTGGAAGCCGCGCCTGCTGGCGCCGCTGCTGGGCCCGCTCGGGCGCCGCTGA